In Falsirhodobacter halotolerans, the DNA window GTTTGATGGAAGGCCGGTGATCGGCATCCTGAACACTTGGTCGGATCTCACCCCCTGCAACGGGCATTTGCGGGAACTGGCCGAAAAGGTGAAGGCCGGCGTCTGGGAGGCGGGCGGCTTTCCGGTAGAGGTGCCGGTGTTCTCGGCCTCCGAGAACACCTATCGCCCGACGGCGATGATGTATCGCAACCTTGCCGCCATGGCGGTGGAGGAGGTGATCCGCGGCCAGCCGATCGACGGCTGCGTCCTGCTGGTGGGCTGCGACAAGACCACGCCCAGCCTGATCATGGGCGCGGCCAGCGTCGATTTGCCGTCCATCGTCGTGACGGGCGGCCCGATGCTGAACGGCTATTTCCGGGGGGAACGGGTCGGTTCGGGCACCCATTTGTGGAAATTTTCGGAAATGGTGAAGGCGGGTCAGATGACCCAGGCCGAATTTCTTGAGGCCGAGGCGTCGATGTCCCGATCCTCGGGCACGTGCAACACGATGGGCACGGCCAGCACAATGGCCTCCATGGCCGAGGCGCTTGGGCTGGCGCTGTCGGGCAACGCAGCCATTCCTGCGGTGGACAGCCGCCGCCGTGTGATGGCCCAGCTGACCGGCCGCCGCATCGTGCAGATGGTGAAGGATGACCTGAAACCATCGGATATCATGACGAAATCGGCGTTCGAGAATGCCATTCGGACCAATGGCGCGATCGGGGGGTCCACCAACGCGGTCATCCATCTTCTGGCCATGGCCGGCCGTGCGGGGATCGACCTGACGCTGGACGATTGGGACAGGCTTGGACGGGACGTGCCGACCATCGTCAACCTGATGCCGTCCGGCAAGTATCTCATGGAAGAATTCTTTTATGCCGGGGGCTTGCCAGTAGTTCTTAAACGTTTGGATGAAGCGGGGCTGCTGAACCGCGATGCGCTGACCGTGTCGGGCCACACCATCGGGGAAGAGGTCGCGGATGCCGTGAACCACAACGAGGATGTGATCCGCCCTGTGGACCGCGCTCTGGCCACCCATGGCGGCATCGCGGTTCTGCGGGGCAATCTGGCGCCCAAGGGGGCGGTGCTGAAACCCTCCGCTGCCAGCGCGCATCTTCTGCGTCATCGCGGGCGGGCGGTCGTGTTCGAGGACATCGACGACTACAAGGCCCGCATCAACGACGAGGCGCTGGACATCGACGAGACCTGCGTGATGGTCCTGAAGAATTGCGGCCCCAAAGGCTATCCCGGCATGGCCGAGGTGGGGAATATGGGATTGCCGCCGAAGGTCCTGCGCAAGGGGATCACCGACATGGTGCGCATTTCGGATGCGCGCATGTCCGGCACCGCCTATGGCACGGTGGTTCTGCACACCTCGCCCGAGGCGGCGGCGGGGGGGCCCCTGGCCGTGGTGCGCAGCGGGGACATGATCGAACTGGACGTGGAGGCGCGCCGTCTGCATCTGGACATCCCCGAGGCGGAACTGGCGGAACGTCTGGCCGCGTGGACCCCGCCCGTCGCCCCCCCGATCGGGGGATATGCGCAGCTGTTCCATACCCATGTCCAAGGGGCCGATACCGGGGCAGATTTCGATTTCCTTCGCGGTCAGCGCGGATCGGCGGTTGGAAAAGACAGCCATTGACGGCATCATCTGCGGCATGATGATCACACCCGAATGGATTGCCGCCGAAGGCCATGACGAAACGCTGCGGGTCTGGGCGATGTCCGGGCCCGAGGTACTGGGACAGGTGGAGGGGGATCGATCCACCCCCATCGCCGATCTGGTGGCAGGGTGGGCGATCCCCGCGCCGCCGCGGGTCATGGTGGCGGACGGCCCGACGATGCTGCGCGCCGTGCCCTGTCCGCCGCTTGGTCCTGCAACGCCGGAAACGGGCGCGGGCATGACCTTGCATCGCCTGCCCGGCTTGTCCCAAGCCGCCCCGTCGCGCGATGCGTTGACCGATGGGGCGGCGCGTGTGGCGGGCATCGTGCAGGCCCATCCCGATTTCGACGGAGTCATCTGCCTGACCGGCGCGCGGTCGGCTTGGGTGTCCGTAAGCGCGGGGGAGGTGACGGATTTCCGCACCTTCCTGACAGGGGAGATGCTGGATCTTCTGGGCCGCCACTCCTCCCTCGCGCCCTTGCTGGCCGGGCCGGAGATCGACGGCGAGGTGTTCGACGCCGCGCTGGCCCAGACCCTCTCGCGCCCCGAGGCGCTGGCGGCACGCCTGTCCGCGCTGAGCGTTGAGCCGGAGGGCGCGCGCGCCCGCGCCGCAGGGGCCCTGATCGGGGCCGAACTGGCGGCGGCCAAACCGTGGTGGCTGGGCCGCGCGGTCCTGGTGGTGGGCGACGGCCCGCTGGCCGAGCTTTATGTCCGCGCGCTGCGCCATGTGGGGCTGGCACCGCCGGTGGTGTCCGGGGTGGATGCGGGCCTTGCGGGTCTGGTGGCGGCTTGGCGCAAAAGGGAGGAGGACGCATGATCCACGACAACCGATCGCTGGAACTGGGGGAAGGCGCGCTGTGGCATCCCGAACGGCAGGAGTTGTTCTGGTTCGACATTCTGGGCCAGAGCCTGCACGGGGCGGGGCAGGACTGGATGTTCGACGATCCCGCCTCGGCCGCCGGATGGGTGGATCGCCACCGGCTGGTCGTGGCCACGGCCAAGGGTCTCAGCGTTCTCAACCTCGCCACCGATGAGCGCCGGATCCTGTGCCCGTTGGAGGCGGACCGACCCGACACGCGCAGCAATGACGGCAAGGCCGATCCGTGGGGCGGCTTCTGGATCGGCACGATGGGGCGGCAGGCGCAGGTGAATGCCGGCGCGCTTTATCGCTGGTATCAGGACGAGGTGCGCACCTTGCGCAAGGGGATGACGATCCCGAATTCCACCTGTTTCGACGCCGCGCGGGGCTGCGCGTATTTTTCCGACACCGCCGAAGGGATCGTGTTCCGGCAAGGGCTGGACCCCCGGACCGGCTGGCCCGTGGGTGGGGCGGAGGTGTTTCTGGATCTCTCCGCCCTCGGTCTCAACCCCGACGGGGCGACGGTGGATGCCGAAGGGCGGGTCTGGATCGCGCAATGGGGCGCGGGCCGGGTGGCCTGCTATGCGCCCGATGGGGCGTTGCTGGGGGCTGAGACCTTTCCCGCCTCGCAGACGTCATGCCCCGTGTTCGGCGGGCCCGCGCTGGATACGTTGTTCGTCACCTCGGCGATGGAGGGGATGGACGCGGCGGGCCGACGCGCCGAGCCGCATGGGGGCAAGACCTTCGTCTGCACACCCATGCTGAACGGCACCCCCGTGATCGGCGTGGCCGAGCCGCGGGTGAGGCTGGATTGGTAAATCGCCAGCATTGCCCGTGGGTTGAACGGACATCCTCGGGTGAACCCGCAGGGGTCAAACCGTCTTTCCGGCATCCATCCGGGCCAGAAACGCCTCGGCCTCGGACATGACCCTGTCGCGCCGCGCCGCCCCCATCCGGTCCAGATTGCGATAGATCGGGGCCATGCGTCGGTTGGCGCGGAACCGGTCCTCGTGCCGATGCAGGAAGTGCCAATACAGCAGGTTGAAGGGGCAGGCGTCGGGCCCCGTCTTGTCCCGGACCTTATAGGCGCAGGTGCCACAATAATCCGACATCCGGTCGATATAGGCCCCGGAGGAGACATAGGGTTTCGATGCGATCAGCCCGCCATCGGCGAACTGGCTCATCCCGACCGTGTTCGGCGCCTCCACCCATTCATAGGCGTCGAAATAGACCGACAGATACCATTCATGCACCTGCGCCGGGTCGATCCCCGCCAGCAAGGCGAAATTGCCGGTGATCATCAGCCGCTGGATGTGGTGGGCATAGGCGTCCTCGGCCGTCTGCCGCACCGCGTGGGACAGGCAGTTCATCCGTGTCTCCGCCCCCCAATACAGCGGTGGCAGATCGCGCCGATGCCCCAGGGCGTTCCGTGCGGGATAATCCGGCCCTTCGTGAAAATAGATCCCGCGCACATATTCGCGCCAGCCCAGGATCTGGCGAATGAACCCCTCCACCGCGTTCAGGGGCGCGCGGCCCGCCTGCCATTCGCCCTCCGCCCGGCGGCAGACGTCCAGCGGGTCCAGCAGGCCGATGTTCATATAGCCGGAGATGACCGCGTGATAGAGGGTCCGCTCTCCCGACAGCATCGCATCCTGATAATCGCCGAACCGGGGCAGCGCCTCGGTCAGGAAATGGGCCAGAACCTGTTCGGCCTGATCGGCGTCGGTTGCGTAATGAAACGGGCGCAACCGCCCGAAATTGCGGGGGAACCGCGCCTCGACCAAGTTCAGAACGCCCGTCACCGTCGCGTCGGGGGCGAAGGTGGGGGGGCGGGGCATGAACAGGTCGGGTTTGGCTGGTTTGCGGTTGTCGGGGTCGTAGTTCCACTGCCCGCCCGCCGGTTTGTCGCCGTCCATCAGCAGCCCCGTCTTGCGGCGCATCTGGCGATAGAAGAACTCCATCCGCAATTCGCGGCGGCCGTCGGCCCAGGCCTCGAATTCGGCTTGGGTGGCGATGAAACGGTCGTCCTCGTGCAGGTCCACATGCAGGGGCAGCGCCTCCAGCGCGGCGATCAGCCGCCATTCGCCCGGACGGGTGGCGCGGACATGACTGTCGCCCGTCTGTGCCGCGCGTCGCAACAGTTCGGCGGGGATCGAACCTGCGTTGTCCGGGTCATCCAGCGGGGTATAGAGAACGGTCCAGCCCGCATCCCGCAACCGATCTGCGAATTTGCGCATGGCGGCGAAGATCAGGGCAATCTTCTTGGGGTGGTGGGGGACGTAATCGGTCTCGACCGCCACTTCGGCCATCACGATGCGGTCGCGCGCGGGATCGGCGCCGCGCAGGGCGGACAGGCTGGGTGTCAGCTGATCGCCGAGGATCAGGATCAGGGGCACGCGGGCGACCTCGCACATGGCATGGACTGGGAAAGGTATCGCCGCGTGCCCGGCGGGCAAGTCAGCGGATGCGGGTGGGGTCCATCCGCAACAGACGCAGCGCGTTCAGCGTGACCAGAACGGTCGCCCCCGTATCGGCCAGAATGGCGATCCACAGGCCCGTGACGCCCAGCACCGAGGTCACCAGAAACACCGCCTTCAGCCCAAGGGCGATGGTGATGTTCTGGCGGATGTTGCCCATCGCCGCGCGCGACAGCCGGATCAGGGCAGGCACATCCGTCACGCGGTCGCGCAGCAGGGCCGCATCGGCGGTGTCCAGCGCGATGTCGGTGCCCGACCCCATCGCCACACCGACCGAGGCGTGTTTCAAGGCCGGGGCGTCGTTGATCCCGTCGCCGATCATCATCACGGGGCCGGTTGCGGACAGGGTGCGGATCGCGGTCAGCTTGTCTTCGGGCAGCAGGCCCGCGCGGGCCGACAGGCCCAGCGGACCCGCGATGGCGGCGGCGGTGCGGGCATTGTCGCCCGTCAGCATGGTGGCCGAAACGCCCAAGGCCGCCAGCTGCCGGATCCCTTCGGCGGAATCTTCGCGCGCCTCGTCGCGCAAGGCGATCAGGCCGAGGGGCGCGCGATCATGGAAGACGGCGACGACGGTCTTGCCCGCTGCCTCCAGCCGCGCGGCCGCCGCAGGGTCGGACAGGCCGCCCGCCTGGGCCGCATGGGCGGGCGAGGTGACCCAAGCCATCCGCCCCCCCACCTGCGCCTGCGCCCCCCGCCCGGGCAGGGCCCGCGCGTCGATGGCGGGCGTGGCCCCCCCGGCGCGGGTCAGGATGGCGCGGGCCAGCGGGTGGCTCGACCCGCCCTCCACCCCGGCGGCGACGGACATGAGCTCCGCCTCGGTCACACCCGCTGTCGGCACAAGATCGGTCACCACGGGGGTGCCGCGCGTCAGCGTTCCCGTCTTGTCGAAGGCCACATGCCGCGTGCGGGCGGCGGCCTCGATCACCGCGCCGCCTTTGAGCAGCAGCCCCCGTCGCGCGCCCGCCGACAGGGCCGAGGCGATGGCGGCAGGGACCGAGATCACCAGCGCGCAGGGGCATCCGATCAGCAACAGCGCCAAGCCGCGATAGATCCACGTCTCCCACATCCCGCCGAAGACCAGCGGGGGGATCAGGATGACAAGCGCCGCCAACCCCACGATGCCGGGCATGTAAACGCGGCTGAACCGGTCAAGGACGCGTTCGGTGGGGGCGCGCGCCTCCTGCGCCTCCTCCACCAAGCGGATGATGCGGGCAAGGGTGGTGTCGGCGGCCTCTTTGTCCACGCGGATCCGCAGCGCCGCGTCGGTGGAGATGGAGCCGGCATGGACGGCGTCGCCCGCGCCCTTGACGCGGGGAACGCTTTCGCCCGTCACGGGGCTTTCATCGACCCCGCCGAGGCCGTCCTGCACCGTGCCATCGGCGGGAATCCGGTCGCCGGGACGCACAAGGACGATCTGGCCCACACGCACCTGTGCGGCGGGAACGGTGCGCAGGGTGCCGTTCTCTTCCACCTGTGCGGTCTTGGGCACCAGATCGGCCAGTGCGCGGATGCCCTGACGGGCGCGCCCGGCGGCCACACCTTCCAACACCTCGCCCACGGCGAACAGGAACACGACCGCCGCCGCCTCCTCTGCCGCGCCGATGGCCAGGGCGCCCATGGCGGCCAGCGTCATCAGCCCCTCGATGGTGAAGGGCTGCCCCATGCGCAAGGCGGCGAAGGCCCGCCGCGCCACCGGGGCCACCCCGATCAGGCAGGCCAGAACGAAGGCTGCGTATCCCAAGGACCCCGTGGTCGCGATCCGCACCGCCCAGGCCAAGGCCAGAACCCCGCCGGTCAGCAGAACCAGCCGCCCCTTGCCCGTGCGATACCATGGCGCGTCCGTGGCGTCGTGATCGTGCCCGCAGCCGCACTCCCCCTGCGCCGCCATTCCGGTGTGGGCGGCGATGCCATAGCCCAGCCGACGCACCGCCTCCTCCAGCCGGGGGGCCGCATCGCGGGTCACGGTGGCCGACAGGCGTTGGGTCATCAGCGACACGCGCACGTCCGCCACCCCCGCGATCCGGTCCACCGCCCGCGTCACCTTCTGCGTGCAGCCGGCGCAGTCCATGCCGCTGATCGTCCATTCGCGCCGTGTTTCGTGCATCCCGTCCGCTCCGTTCTTCGGACCTGCCCCTTTGCAAGGCCCGAATCGGAAGATAGGATCTCTAGCAACTAGAGGTTCAAGGGGGTCGTATGCTGACCATCGGAAAACTGAGCGCCGCGACCGGGGTGAAGGTCCCCACCATCCGGTATTACGAGGAGATCGGCCTGCTGGCCGCGCCGGAGCGCAGCGCGGGAAACCAGCGTCTGTATGGACGCGCGGCGCGCGATCGGCTGTCCTTCATCCGCCATGCCCGCGATCTGGGCTTTCCGCTGGATGCGATCCGCGATCTTCTGGGCCTGTCGGACCGGCCCGATCAGTCCTGCGCCTCGGTCGACCGGATCGCCCGTCAGCGGCTGGCGGAGGTGGAGGCGCGGATCGCGCGCCTTACGGCCCTGCGCCGCGAACTGGAACGGATGCTGTCCTGCTGTGCGCATGGCACGGTGGGCGAATGCCGGGTGATCGAGGTTCTGGGCAATCACGACCTGTGCGCGGGCGACCATCAGGATATGATGCCCAAGGTGGGATAATCCCGCTTCAGCCCGCGCGGCGATGCGCCCCGCGG includes these proteins:
- the araD gene encoding L-arabinonate dehydratase, which translates into the protein MSFTPAPWPRPLRSQHWYGGTSRDTIYHRGWMKNQGYPHDLFDGRPVIGILNTWSDLTPCNGHLRELAEKVKAGVWEAGGFPVEVPVFSASENTYRPTAMMYRNLAAMAVEEVIRGQPIDGCVLLVGCDKTTPSLIMGAASVDLPSIVVTGGPMLNGYFRGERVGSGTHLWKFSEMVKAGQMTQAEFLEAEASMSRSSGTCNTMGTASTMASMAEALGLALSGNAAIPAVDSRRRVMAQLTGRRIVQMVKDDLKPSDIMTKSAFENAIRTNGAIGGSTNAVIHLLAMAGRAGIDLTLDDWDRLGRDVPTIVNLMPSGKYLMEEFFYAGGLPVVLKRLDEAGLLNRDALTVSGHTIGEEVADAVNHNEDVIRPVDRALATHGGIAVLRGNLAPKGAVLKPSAASAHLLRHRGRAVVFEDIDDYKARINDEALDIDETCVMVLKNCGPKGYPGMAEVGNMGLPPKVLRKGITDMVRISDARMSGTAYGTVVLHTSPEAAAGGPLAVVRSGDMIELDVEARRLHLDIPEAELAERLAAWTPPVAPPIGGYAQLFHTHVQGADTGADFDFLRGQRGSAVGKDSH
- a CDS encoding 2-dehydro-3-deoxygalactonokinase; protein product: MEKTAIDGIICGMMITPEWIAAEGHDETLRVWAMSGPEVLGQVEGDRSTPIADLVAGWAIPAPPRVMVADGPTMLRAVPCPPLGPATPETGAGMTLHRLPGLSQAAPSRDALTDGAARVAGIVQAHPDFDGVICLTGARSAWVSVSAGEVTDFRTFLTGEMLDLLGRHSSLAPLLAGPEIDGEVFDAALAQTLSRPEALAARLSALSVEPEGARARAAGALIGAELAAAKPWWLGRAVLVVGDGPLAELYVRALRHVGLAPPVVSGVDAGLAGLVAAWRKREEDA
- a CDS encoding SMP-30/gluconolactonase/LRE family protein produces the protein MIHDNRSLELGEGALWHPERQELFWFDILGQSLHGAGQDWMFDDPASAAGWVDRHRLVVATAKGLSVLNLATDERRILCPLEADRPDTRSNDGKADPWGGFWIGTMGRQAQVNAGALYRWYQDEVRTLRKGMTIPNSTCFDAARGCAYFSDTAEGIVFRQGLDPRTGWPVGGAEVFLDLSALGLNPDGATVDAEGRVWIAQWGAGRVACYAPDGALLGAETFPASQTSCPVFGGPALDTLFVTSAMEGMDAAGRRAEPHGGKTFVCTPMLNGTPVIGVAEPRVRLDW
- a CDS encoding cryptochrome/photolyase family protein, which encodes MPLILILGDQLTPSLSALRGADPARDRIVMAEVAVETDYVPHHPKKIALIFAAMRKFADRLRDAGWTVLYTPLDDPDNAGSIPAELLRRAAQTGDSHVRATRPGEWRLIAALEALPLHVDLHEDDRFIATQAEFEAWADGRRELRMEFFYRQMRRKTGLLMDGDKPAGGQWNYDPDNRKPAKPDLFMPRPPTFAPDATVTGVLNLVEARFPRNFGRLRPFHYATDADQAEQVLAHFLTEALPRFGDYQDAMLSGERTLYHAVISGYMNIGLLDPLDVCRRAEGEWQAGRAPLNAVEGFIRQILGWREYVRGIYFHEGPDYPARNALGHRRDLPPLYWGAETRMNCLSHAVRQTAEDAYAHHIQRLMITGNFALLAGIDPAQVHEWYLSVYFDAYEWVEAPNTVGMSQFADGGLIASKPYVSSGAYIDRMSDYCGTCAYKVRDKTGPDACPFNLLYWHFLHRHEDRFRANRRMAPIYRNLDRMGAARRDRVMSEAEAFLARMDAGKTV
- a CDS encoding heavy metal translocating P-type ATPase encodes the protein MHETRREWTISGMDCAGCTQKVTRAVDRIAGVADVRVSLMTQRLSATVTRDAAPRLEEAVRRLGYGIAAHTGMAAQGECGCGHDHDATDAPWYRTGKGRLVLLTGGVLALAWAVRIATTGSLGYAAFVLACLIGVAPVARRAFAALRMGQPFTIEGLMTLAAMGALAIGAAEEAAAVVFLFAVGEVLEGVAAGRARQGIRALADLVPKTAQVEENGTLRTVPAAQVRVGQIVLVRPGDRIPADGTVQDGLGGVDESPVTGESVPRVKGAGDAVHAGSISTDAALRIRVDKEAADTTLARIIRLVEEAQEARAPTERVLDRFSRVYMPGIVGLAALVILIPPLVFGGMWETWIYRGLALLLIGCPCALVISVPAAIASALSAGARRGLLLKGGAVIEAAARTRHVAFDKTGTLTRGTPVVTDLVPTAGVTEAELMSVAAGVEGGSSHPLARAILTRAGGATPAIDARALPGRGAQAQVGGRMAWVTSPAHAAQAGGLSDPAAAARLEAAGKTVVAVFHDRAPLGLIALRDEAREDSAEGIRQLAALGVSATMLTGDNARTAAAIAGPLGLSARAGLLPEDKLTAIRTLSATGPVMMIGDGINDAPALKHASVGVAMGSGTDIALDTADAALLRDRVTDVPALIRLSRAAMGNIRQNITIALGLKAVFLVTSVLGVTGLWIAILADTGATVLVTLNALRLLRMDPTRIR
- a CDS encoding MerR family transcriptional regulator → MLTIGKLSAATGVKVPTIRYYEEIGLLAAPERSAGNQRLYGRAARDRLSFIRHARDLGFPLDAIRDLLGLSDRPDQSCASVDRIARQRLAEVEARIARLTALRRELERMLSCCAHGTVGECRVIEVLGNHDLCAGDHQDMMPKVG